In the Centroberyx gerrardi isolate f3 chromosome 9, fCenGer3.hap1.cur.20231027, whole genome shotgun sequence genome, one interval contains:
- the usp1 gene encoding ubiquitin carboxyl-terminal hydrolase 1 — protein MPGLQGENVVAALGSPIKKSKLSLKFFQKKETKRALDFSEPPADEPKTVEPVEPEASNCDQVVPGPSPCPASPGPLMPCDKRENLVPFVGLNNLGNTCYLNSILQVLYYCPGLRDGIKKLYGLSKRKDKPKEETAKSDEEQAEGTAEALPAQMELLGSFNSLITSVEQLQSSFLLNPDSYSEGELATPPRKILHTLRQLNPMYEGYLQHDAQEVLQCILGYIQEACDTIRKEQQGEREGDDVIEVKQESAADVGPSSSVTEDKTPIEEDGQVNGKRKSDTEAGNAKKKPKSAKSKKADAEEDAVSRKKPFTRSKRKSSTEITLDSTQDKDGGEEEDKEGTKKQNREEEGGSEGEGKGEKASKEVEGKRKKRAKLSWLRPSGKQPSIFSKFRSVGKISSITGAKNQAKPEQEDGLSNDQSQNGKSSQEQPTENVAEDKKAVKSQAGLDLMERLFQGRLVLRTRCLECESYTERREDFQDISVPVQEDQPSSPDNLSEVSPDPKSEQKTLKWAISQFASVERIVGEDKYFCETCHHYTEAERSLLFDKTPEVITIHLKCFSANGLELDPYAGLSKVNTPLQTPLTLSLDEWCTRPSPTEGRHYQLFAVVMHSGVTISSGHYTTYIRMSDLKDVKLWQQVKKEEEEKEEEEEREGGGETQQKEEVLDYDDGEVSFSLRGRGQSRGGANASSASSITSKKSEGGVGLLGGQRSLSSYDLGNGSSKQADKATSSGATEGSRRRRTNGLGQNAETGLKKEPEAGDGIGGEQASATGCGGMEATEQQALNSLMEYEGKWLLFDDSEVRLFDEEDFLRACSPETCSTSTPYLLFYRRMPEPGH, from the exons ATGCCAGGTCTGCAGGGTGAAAACGTCGTGGCGGCCCTGGGGAGCCCCATCAAGAAGAGTAAACTATCGCTGAAGTTCTTCCAGAAGAAAGAAACTAAACGGGCTCTGGATTTCTCTGAACCTCCAGCAGATGAACCCAAAACGGTTGAGCCCGTGGAGCCTGAAGCAAG CAACTGTGACCAGGTGGTGCCTGGTCCTTCTCCATGTCCAGCCTCCCCCGGCCCTCTCATGCCATGTGACAAGAGAGAGAACTTGGTGCCATTTGTGGGGCTTAACAACCTGGGCAACACCTGCTATTTGAACAGTATTCTGCAG GTGCTGTACTACTGCCCAGGGCTCAGAGACGGCATTAAGAAGCTGTACGGCCTCTCCAAAAGGAAAGACAAACCAAAGGAAGAAACTGCTAAAAGTGATGAAGAG CAGGCAGAAGGTACAGCGGAGGCCTTACCGGCTCAGATGGAGCTGCTTGGGAGCTTCAACAGCCTGATAacgtcagtggagcagctccagtcCAGCTTCCTGCTCAACCCTGACAGCTACAGTGAAGGAGAGCTAGCCACGCCGCCACGTAAAATACTGCACACACTCAG GCAACTGAACCCCATGTACGAAGGCTATCTCCAGCATGATGCCCAGGAGGTGCTGCAGTGCATCCTGGGATATATCCAGGAGGCCTGCGACACCATCAGGAAGGAGCAGCAGGGCGAGAGGGAGGGTGACGATGTGATAGAGGTCAAACAGGAGAGCGCTGCCGATGTGGGTCCCAGCAGTTCTGTGACCGAAGACAAAACTCCCATAGAAGAGGACGGCCAAGTCAATGGCAAGAGAAAGAGCGACACTGAGGCTGGAAATGCCAAAAAGAAGCCTAAATCTGCCAAATCTAAGAAAGCTGATGCTGAGGAAGACGCTGTTAGTAGAAAGAAACCGTTCACACGCTCCAAGAGGAAGTCCTCCACTGAAATCACGTTGGACAGCACCCAAGACAAAgatgggggggaggaggaggacaaggaggggACGAAGAAACAgaacagggaggaggaaggagggagcgagggtgAGGGGAAAGGTGAAAAGGCCTCTAAAGAGgtagaggggaagaggaagaagagggccAAGCTGAGCTGGCTGAGGCCTTCAGGGAAACAGCCCAGTATCTTCTCCAAGTTCCGCAGTGTGGGGAAGATCAGCTCCATCACTGGAGCAAAGAACCAGGCCAAACCTGAGCAAGAGGACGGACTGAGCAACGACCAAAGTCAGAATGGGAAAAGCAGTCAAGAGCAACCAACAGAAAACGTGGCTGAGGACAAGAAGGCAGTGAAAAGTCAGG CGGGCCTGGACCTGATGGAGCGCTTGTTCCAGGGGCGGCTGGTTCTGAGGACTCGCTGTCTGGAGTGTGAGAGctacacagagaggagggaggacttCCAGGACATCAGTGTCCCAGTGCAGGAGGACCAGCCCAGCAGCCCCGACAACCTCTCTGAGG TCTCTCCAGACCCTAAATCAGAGCAGAAGACTCTGAAATGGGCCATCTCCCAGTTTGCTTCGGTGGAGCGCATCGTCGGGGAGGACAAGTACTTCTGTGAGACCTGCCACCATTACACAGAGGCGGAGAGGAGCCTTTTGTTTGACAAAACTCCTGAAGTCATCACCATTCACCTCAAGTGCTTCTCTGCCAACGGTTTAGA ACTAGACCCGTATGCTGGCCTGTCCAAGGTGAACACTCCCTTACAGACCCCTCTGACCTTGTCCCTGGACGAGTGGTGCACGCGGCCCTCGCCCACCGAGGGGCGACACTACCAGCTCTTTGCCGTGGTCATGCACAGCGGCGTCACCATCAGCAGCGGCCACTACACCACCTACATCCGCATGTCTGATCTGAAAGATGTGAAGCTGTGGCAGCAAgtcaaaaaagaagaagaagagaaggaggaggaagaagagagggaaggtggCGGGGAAACGCAGCAGAAAGAGGAGGTGCTGGATTACGACGACGGGGAGGTGTCTTTCAGCCTGAGGGGGAggggacagagcagaggaggtgCTAATGCTAGCTCAGCTAGCAGCATCACCAGCAAAAAGTCAGAGGGTGGAGTTGGACTCTTAGGGGGCCAGAGGAGTTTGTCTAGTTATGACCTCGGGAACGGCAGCAGCAAACAGGCAGACAAAGCAACCAGCAGCGGGGCGACAGAGGGCTCTAGGCGCAGGAGAACCAACGGCCTGGGGCAGAACGCTGAGACTGGGCTGAAAAAGGAGCCTGAGGCTGGAGATGGGATTGGGGGAGAGCAGGCGTCCGCAACTGGCTGCGGTGGGATGGAGGCCACAGAGCAGCAGGCTCTCAACAGCCTCATGGAATATGAGGGCAAATGGCTGCTGTTCGACGACTCTGAGGTGCGTTTGTTTGACGAGGAGGATTTCCTGAGAGCCTGCTCTCCCGAGACCTGCTCCACATCTACACCTTACCTGCTGTTCTACAGGAGGATGCCCGAGCCCGGACACTAA